The Apus apus isolate bApuApu2 chromosome 12, bApuApu2.pri.cur, whole genome shotgun sequence genome includes the window TTCCATTTTCCATCCATACAAACATTTTACTTCCTCATGCATATGGTTGGCGAGATCCCTAGACAAAGACAAATGTCTGTCTTGCAAAGGCTTGAACTGCTTTGCACGTGCAGGTTTGTTCCTGCAGGGTCCGTAACACTGATCTGTGGTTTGAGACCTATCACACACCTATAGTTACTCCCCCCAAATTCAGTCTAGACCGTGTACCTCCAACCAGCCACCAGAGCTGGGACCAAGAGAGCTCACATGTGATCCCCAACAGCAGCTGGCCCTACAGGCTGCTGCgaggctgctgctcagagagCTTCAGAGTTGGTACTTTCTGTAAGTCAGTGAAAGGAGGACTAAAATTCAAAGCCTGGCTCTCTTCTGACAAAAGTACGTGCACATCCCAAAGAGCAGTTTGAGCAAACAGGTGACTGCCCCTCCCCATTGTCTGTAATTATCTGGGACCAGAGTTTACTTGTGTCTGAGGtcccttgcaaaaaaaaagacatggacATGGACATGGACATGGACAGCCTCAGGTTTTGGGAACAAGCACCCACTGTGCTGCTAGGACAGTGAGTTATTGTTGCTGGACTGTCTCAACAAAACTGCACTGAGTGGCAAGGATGCTGCTTGGATCAGGTGAAATGACTCAGCTCTTGTGCAAGGAGAAGGGAGGGTTTGTCAAAGTTTTACCTCATGATCAGGGATCTCGGAGGACAGTGTTCTCCCAAGGATGACCCCAGTCAAGTATGTCCAGCAGCGAGCTGTGTTGGCAAGGTTGTAGCCTCCTGTCTCCAGCAAGAACGATGGTTTTGGAGGGGGAAGagtggagaaagggaagagagggggagagatTTTAGCGGAAAGAATAAATCATGGAGGCAACACGCACATTATTTCTTCCACTCAAGCTGTGCCCAAAGAACTGGATTTTGCACCTGCTGGCTACATGAGGCCAGGTCTGAATAACACTGTAAGCAATGGCAGATCTCCCAGACTGAAACCCAGTTACACTCAGTGTGGCACAGACCAGGGTCCTCCAGCCACTGCCACAGGCCCAGCATGAACCCCAGCTTGGTGTGCTGGGCTTTCTCCTGGAAACAAGGAGGGGTGTTCAGGGGTAACAGGGAGAGAAGTGAAAGGCCAGCAGTGGAGATGAGGGATTCCTGCTTTTTAATGCCAGCCTTCAACCCTCAGAGCATGATATACCTGCCCAGCCATTTGCTGGtgagctgctcagcactgccaCATTTGAGAGGACAAATATGAAGCTCATTAGTACAATCTGTGACTGCTTTACAAGTAAATGAAGTTTCATAGTTGTTGTGACAATGGTCCCTTCCAGGGTAATGGTACATGAGCCCACAAGGAGAAACTTTAGCTGAAAACAATCCTGCAAGAGACTCAGAagtgttggttgttgtttttttttccccagcagacaACTAAAATAGCAGGAGAAAAGTACACTTTGAATAGAGAGtgagataatatttttcaatgTTCCCTTCTCTTTGGGTTGGTATTGGGttcttcaggtttgttttttttcctatgttgTCTCCTCCCTCAATTTCCACTTCAAATGCTTCCAcaagctgcagtgctgggacacTCCTTTGGTATTTTCAAGAGTGACAAACAGCTACCCTCATTTTTTGACAAAAGTTCTGGGGTTTATTTTCCCTGAAAGGTGCCATCCCCAGAAGACCCACAGACATGCCTCAGCAGGACTGAACACTCTTGACCTTTCCAAAACAGTGCAGTGTGCACACCACATTTTAGGCTTACCCTGCTACACCTGATCTCCCTCATCTCAAAAAGGACAACAGCTAGAGCTGATAAGGCTCCAGGCACAGAGCCGAGGGGCTGTCCCTGGCACACAGCGGCTTTTGTTGTTCTGAAATGTTCTGTGGCATAAAGCCTGTCCTGCACTCTCCTCTCTGGACAAGCTGCTGGTTATGCAGCATGGAAGAGCTGAGTCaacctgctgcaggcagccagtCCTTTTCCCAAGCCTCTGCTTGAATCCAAATTAAATCATTAATTGCCAGATACTCCAAGCAGGTTTGGGAACCCAGCACTGAGTTTTACAGAGAAGCACCGAAGGGCTGATTAGCAGAGATGGGAACCAGATGTGCCACTGAGAAGCCAGGTCAGTCCATCAGCATTAAGagcctctgctcttccctggaGGAGCCAAGCAGCAGGCTCAGGATCAAGGCTGGCAGCTGTTGGCACCACGGATTCCAGGTCCGTGTGAAGAGAGCACCGCGTGCCCCCCTGACGCGGCCGTGGCCCCGGCACCCCCGGAGGGGCCGCAGCAGGACACGCATCCTTGTGAACAGCAGGACGCGTGTGCACTCACCTCCTCCCAGGATGAGAGTGGgcagctgccactgcaggaCATACTTCAGGCACTTGCCCACTCCCACGGGCGTCATGTTGAAGGAGCACATGGGGTCTCCAGCCATGGTATCtgcccccagctgcagcacaactGCCTCGGGGCTGAAGGCGGCGTACACCTCCCTCAGCACGCTGCGGAGAGGACAGGGGTTACTGCAGACCCAGCCTGGAGGGAAGCTGGTGGCATGGCCCTGGTTCTGCAGATCCACAGATGCCTCTTCAAAGTTTCTGCAtcctctgctcccaccctccTCAAACCAGCTACACTCCCTCTGCTTCCACTTAGCCTTCTGCCTCTGCTACTCTCCTGAAGCAAGTTTAGCTCTCAAAGAGCTCATCACCAGGCTGATGAAGGCAAAAGCATCGCTGAGAAAATAGAGAGGGGGTGATCTAGGCCTGATCAGCTTTGTGGTAGCATCAAGCCACACATTTACCTTGGCTTCCCTGAACGGAAGGGCTGCAAGCCAAGTCTGGGGGCTATTTTCCCTCCTGTAAGAGTCATGGTGAAGAGCAGGGTCTGGCAAAACAACAATCCTAAGCTCCCATACACATCTCACCAGGACAGGATGAACAGAGGTGGGCTCTGTTTAGGTTCTCACTCTTCTCTCTCCCACATGGCTCTTGAGGCAGAAATACATTTCACCCAGCTCCTGCGAATGCTGAGGTGCAACAGGGCCGGTGTTCTCGAGACAGTTTATGATAAGCATTTTCTCTTGCAGAAGGCAATTGGGCATGTCACACACTTGGCTTTGCTCCAGGAGATTTTCAGCATTACAAACACCACAAAGGGAATAATCCTGTTCCTAGCACTGTGCTCCAAAGCccaaaataaaaggcaaataatggaaaaaaagccacGTTCCTTTCACAACGGTGTTTGTATTTTGCTAAAGTAGAAACATATGTGAATAAATGCTTTTGCCTTGGTTAAGAGAACCTAACTATCACCAGTCCTTACTTGATATGCAATTAGAAACCACTGCAGTGGCAAAGGGGAGAGCTGCTTCCCTGTGACAGAGATGGCATTTACCGGCACCCGCCCCAAGAAACTTAGCCAGTCACTGCACCCAGCCAAGGGACCCCACTGAGCTGGGTGAGGTCTGCCAGGGCAGATGCCTGCAGGGCTGAGGCCATCAGCTCTGCCAGCATCACAAATTCACTACTAAAACACAGGCactgttggggaaaaaagaaaattaaaaaatatgtgatGCTGGGGGAAAACAGGACTTCCTTTCTGAATTTGTATCTACCCTGGACATGGCAGCACAGCACCCCAGGTAGCCAACAGCTACCCACAACACTCCTGTTTTGACAGCTACCAGGCCATGCTTTCCACCCAGTCCCACCAAGCTAAGGGAACTGAAGCAGATGGTGAAAAATCACAGTGTCAAGGAGCAGAAGGCTGCCAAGAAGCAGGTCTCCTCTCACCAGCAGAGGACACAGAAGAATACGACGAAAGCTCAGCATAGGGCATGGTCAGCCTGCAGAAACCCGTGCTGGGGGGAGCCACATGCTCCAATTCCACCATGGGTTTTGGAGGCACAGGCAATCATCCTCAGACACCAGCTGGGTGAGACACCCACAGTCATGCTCAGGACTGTCTCCTGGCCTAGACAgaactctgctgcttttcccatgAGATGTTGTCTTTGTATGCAGCTTGGAACCTATGGTAGGTTTTTGTGTCCTTCAACTAAGAATGCACACAGTGGGCTACTCCTGCCTGGGCTCCTAATCCCTACTCTGCCCCTAAAGCTGCCCTGCCTTTTGGAAACACACTCCCTGGCAGGAAGAGGGCTGCTCTACCACCAGCAGTGACAAGCACCAACAAGTCAGCAGCAGACATGGCCAGAGCATGACTGATCTAATGGGTTACAAGGTCTCAGCCCTCAGCTGTTGGAGCCGAGAGGTGGATGTGCTACCATGtcctgcagccctgtgctggggctcCTGTCCCCTTGAAAAGAACAAGCTCCACAGCCCAGTTTTGACATGGGCAATGGCTTGTGAGGTCCACCACTAATTGAATGACAGAGGGGCCTGCTGGGAGGCAGCTCAGTCACTGGCAGACATTCAACCTTTCTTCCAGCGTAGACAGAAGGTGCTTGGAAAACACTTCTAGCTCAGCCCCAGGCACATCTCCCACAGATGGTCAGGGTTCAGAGCATTTGTTTGAAGACAAAGCATCTAGCCCTAAGTCTGCAGCTAAAATGCACTTGGCCCttctcagtctttccttaaacacacAAGGGTGACCCATGACAAACAGAccctccagctgcccacagATGCCTCTCTATATTCAGTTTACCCAAGGATTTGCACAAGACCTCCAAGACCTTTAAAGACCTGCGTTTGTTGTAATTACAACAAGGGACAAGCCTCGAGGAAggactgtaattaaaaatagtaaataaaatctgtgcagCCTCTGTTCTCTAAAATCTCATCCACGTAAACTGTAGCAGAGCAAGAGGGCTTACGTTTCACAGATCTGGTAATATTTCTCATCCTGAATGCCATCTTGAATAGGCACATTCACGCTGTAATAGCGACCCTTCCCCAGGCCAACATCAGTCACATCACCAGtgcctgaaaaacagaaacagcccATAGTTAATTGCAAGGGAAAGGAGATGAGCAGCAAGAGAAATGGCTGGGATGTCTCAGATCAGAGAGCCAGGACCTTTGGCATGCTTATAGAGAAGTCCACTTGCCACCACCAATCAAGGAGGGGTTGGATGGACCAGGTTATTGCCCTCTGCCCAATTCTGTGATGCAGCTTccaagggctgcagggggaTGCCCAGCAGTAGCCACCACCAGAAAAGGGGAAATGCCAAACATGTAGTTTCCCCCCCACCTCTCCTTCTCCTGGGTCACCAGGAGAGGCAGCAAGAAGACACCTCTGCTGGACAGAGGGGATGGGACTTGCCTTTGCTGGGGCCTTGTCAGTGATGTGTGAACCAAATGAGCATAAACCTCACAAGTTCAACTTGCCTGGGAAAAATCCTGGTGAAAACTTGTGCAGAGAAACAGTCATGACTTTTGAGGTGAAACTAAAGGCATCTTCAACtcctatcagaaaaaaaacaaagagaaaagctttcaaGCATCATTCTCCTAAGTGACTGAGTctaaacacacaaacaaaccattcaatgaacacagggcagcaggcagagcaggcatgAAACTAACAAAGCAGGAAACCAGACGTGACTCAATTAATTAATCCTTAATCAACACGAGACCCAAATTCAAGTGCAGCAAAGGTCacaattgaaattaatttggtgGGTCTCATGCTAATCAGATTTCGTAGCTCAGCTCAGTGCCCATGTCAGCAGCACTCATCTGCACTGCTTGGCCTGaaaggctggggcagggagctgagcagggatGCCTTGGCCTGAGCTTGGCTCTGATCAGAACGATAGCTACCAGGCTCTCATTTTCAATTAGTGCTGCTGCGGTTCAacactcctttccttttccttaaaGACATATTAAAATagtgggggtggggagggaaaagaagtaACAAGAAACTTAAGAGAAGCCAAAAGTGGGGGGGAAATGGagcaaaatgaaacacacaATAAAATTTAGGAGAGCAGGAAATGTTAAATGGTGTTGAAATAATGTTCCTGAAGGAGAGAGCAGTTTCAGCAAGGCCAGCTCTGGCTTGGTTTTTGTAGTGTCAAGCCTTCTTTTAAAAGCACCATTTACTACCGACTGCTTCCCTGGTGCACTGGTGGCATTAAACAAACACTACCAGCAGCTGTTCAGTCAGACAAAGGACTGGAGGAAGTCCTTGCTGGAGAGCCACCGGCAGAGGAGACTGCTGGAATGGGAGCACACTGCTTGTTGCTTTATGTGCAAGACTGCTGCCCAGACCCTCCAAAGGTGACTGATGAGCAGCACAGGACAAATCCATAATGGAGGAGAAGGCAAAAATGGATTGAGGGAACCTGACTGCACTGCAAGGAGGCAAAGCCACGGAGTTAAagccctgctgccctgagaGGCCTTCACTTCTCCCATTCCTCCCCCTGTGCTGTTTGCAGCCTGCTCTGGGCCTTACCATCCCCATGATGCAAATCCAAATCGATATAAAGGACACGGTCAAACTTCTGGCGCAACCGCAGGATCCCCAGGACAGCATCGTTGAGGTAACAGAAGCCAGAAGCTTCATCTCTGTGAAAACAACACCTGCGAGGTTGAACAtcaccagctgcagccacccctgGTCTTGGTTGTCAATTCTGCCCTGCAAGCCCCCACATCACAGCGGCACAGAGGATGAAGAGCCTGGCCAAGGCCCAGCAGTGACCAAGGGATGGGTCAGGAGCAGCGCAGAGCATGGCTGGGGAGCACACAGAAGATGACTGCTTGTGCCAATCACTTCTCAGCTCTGGGcttgctggcagctctgctgcagagaggcCCTGACCCAGAGGGGCTCAGCAGGGCACCTCCCATCATTTCACTGTTGCACAAACAAAACCTGAGGTATTTTCTGCACTGGATCCACCACGTGACTGAAACCCACTCTCCACTGTACCTCCTGTCCCTCTGTGGCAAGAGGAGAGGCCCCTGGACAGTCCTGCTTGGCCATTTTCCTGTGAGTGctgggcaggcacaggcaggcagcccctctctccagctgccaggAAGGTCCTGGCAGTGAAGGCAGGCCCAAGGCAGTCACAACACTCTGCTGCTCTATTTCAAAGTCTTGGGGTATGAAGGTTAAGCCTCTCCCCAAAGCAGCACTCTCCCTCCCTGGGAAACTGCAAACCAGATGCCCCACATGCAGTCCCTCACAACACAGCTCCCAGGCTCAGGTACAAGACAGCTTCAGCTGCTAAACAGAGGACGGATGTCGCATGGAAAGATTTAGCCCTGAGATACATCAGGGGGCAGCTTCCATATTGCTGGCATCAAAGTAACAAGGACATTTCTTAATCCCTACTCCAGACTTCCTTCAAAGTCATGTCCTTGTCACCACTAGCCCACATGCACCCTTAGGTCAGCCCTGGACAGCCAACTTAAACCACAGCTTTACACTTTGCAACAGGAGTGTCCAAACCCCACAGGTGAAAACAGCTCCAGGATATAAGATGTGCCTCTTGGAAATGCTTCTCAACTTGCAGACACACACTGGACTCTTTTCTTCTGACACTCCCCTGCTCATCAAACAGCTGGAATGGGCCAGGCACAAGGACGGGATGGCAGAACTGCACCTGTTCTCACTCCCTGCAAATGCCATGGAGCACAGATGCTTCCCAGTGACTCTGTTCATTGACAGTGATGCTGAGAACTGGGATGTTAGCAGGTGTCCTGGAAGCCTTAATTAATTGTGATTACACACCATactcctcccctccttcccagcttgCAAGGAAGCAAAGTGAACTATGTCACTCCTCGGGTGTGACACTCCATGCTGTAAGACATCTTCTCTTTCATACTCAAGGCCAAACAGAGCAGGACATCAGCTCTGACACAGGCTGAACAGcatcagagctgcagctcagggccaGCACTTGGGATTCCTGCCCCCACAGACCCACACACACAGCTCGGGCTGTTGCTGCCAGAAGGGAGAGCAGGGGTGGGGCAAAAACCCATTCAGCACCTTGCCCTCTGCCCCAAAGACACCAGTGAAGTGGGAGCTTCAAAGGCCCCAGGTGACAGTAGCTATCATTGCCTTTATGACCTTGGAAAGTAACTAACCCACCAGACAGCAGGTCTTCTTTTACTAATGATGTGCATTTTGCTAGGACACAGGTCCTGGGACCAGGCACCTGCAGCTGGCTGTCAGTCTGGCTGGACTGGCACCTATCACGGCTGCTGCCTACCCTGCAGCATCCTGTGCCAGCTCACTGGGGTGAGTGGGAAGGCTCCTTTGGGATCAGCAAGTATTAAAAGCgtttttaaaacagattgtTTGCTTCCCAGAACAGTGCTTACAGCACAGcccagtggcagcagcactgctaatatttcttctcttacaTGCATCAGGTTTTATGAACCATGCAACCAAGatgagggagaagagaaggtttttGAAAAGCCATCCCTCCTGTGAAGAGCAAGAGGGCTCAGCTCCACCAAGCTGAACTCTCTCCTTTCTCAGTAAGGTGTAGCTGAGCCTGTATTCAGCCAAGTGCTGACCATGAAAAGGGTCCTGATGAGACACTGCCATTGCTGGAGTTTGCACACCACCATT containing:
- the HDAC8 gene encoding histone deacetylase 8 isoform X3, with translation MAALPPVYVHSPEYVALCDSLCKVPKRASMVHSLIEAYSLLDQMRIVKPKTASMEEMASFHTDAYLQHLQKVSEEGDDDHPESVEYGLGYDCPATEGIFEYAAAVGGATITAAQCLLEGKCKVAINWPGGWHHAKKCCFHRDEASGFCYLNDAVLGILRLRQKFDRVLYIDLDLHHGDGVEDAFSFTSKVMTVSLHKFSPGFFPGTGDVTDVGLGKGRYYSVNVPIQDGIQDEKYYQICETVLREVYAAFSPEAVVLQLGADTMAGDPMCSFNMTPVGVGKCLKYVLQWQLPTLILGGGGYNLANTARCWTYLTGVILGRTLSSEIPDHEFFTEYGPDYVLEITPSCRPDRNEPQRIQEILNSIKGNLKHVV
- the HDAC8 gene encoding histone deacetylase 8 isoform X4, producing MAALPPVYVHSPEYVALCDSLCKVPKRASMVHSLIEAYSLLDQMRIVKPKTASMEEMASFHTDAYLQHLQKVSEEGDDDHPESVEYGLGYDCPATEGIFEYAAAVGGATITAAQCLLEGKCKVAINWPGGWHHAKKDEASGFCYLNDAVLGILRLRQKFDRVLYIDLDLHHGDGVEDAFSFTSKVMTVSLHKFSPGFFPGTGDVTDVGLGKGRYYSVNVPIQDGIQDEKYYQICETVLREVYAAFSPEAVVLQLGADTMAGDPMCSFNMTPVGVGKCLKYVLQWQLPTLILGGGGYNLANTARCWTYLTGVILGRTLSSEIPDHEFFTEYGPDYVLEITPSCRPDRNEPQRIQEILNSIKGNLKHVV
- the HDAC8 gene encoding histone deacetylase 8 isoform X1, which codes for MARPGSLLIAFGLGVAATSKRNVLRSGAASPSTWCFPVRSALQASMVHSLIEAYSLLDQMRIVKPKTASMEEMASFHTDAYLQHLQKVSEEGDDDHPESVEYGLGYDCPATEGIFEYAAAVGGATITAAQCLLEGKCKVAINWPGGWHHAKKCCFHRDEASGFCYLNDAVLGILRLRQKFDRVLYIDLDLHHGDGVEDAFSFTSKVMTVSLHKFSPGFFPGTGDVTDVGLGKGRYYSVNVPIQDGIQDEKYYQICETVLREVYAAFSPEAVVLQLGADTMAGDPMCSFNMTPVGVGKCLKYVLQWQLPTLILGGGGYNLANTARCWTYLTGVILGRTLSSEIPDHEFFTEYGPDYVLEITPSCRPDRNEPQRIQEILNSIKGNLKHVV
- the HDAC8 gene encoding histone deacetylase 8 isoform X5, which encodes MEEMASFHTDAYLQHLQKVSEEGDDDHPESVEYGLGYDCPATEGIFEYAAAVGGATITAAQCLLEGKCKVAINWPGGWHHAKKCCFHRDEASGFCYLNDAVLGILRLRQKFDRVLYIDLDLHHGDGVEDAFSFTSKVMTVSLHKFSPGFFPGTGDVTDVGLGKGRYYSVNVPIQDGIQDEKYYQICETVLREVYAAFSPEAVVLQLGADTMAGDPMCSFNMTPVGVGKCLKYVLQWQLPTLILGGGGYNLANTARCWTYLTGVILGRTLSSEIPDHEFFTEYGPDYVLEITPSCRPDRNEPQRIQEILNSIKGNLKHVV